Proteins encoded in a region of the Scomber scombrus chromosome 16, fScoSco1.1, whole genome shotgun sequence genome:
- the LOC133996732 gene encoding transmembrane protein 196, with amino-acid sequence MCSSRKILWSLLLLSLVEVGLGVASIVLGAVGISWVRGEHKPQQGDASPVWSGLCFLVCGMCGVLCARKRTGLIMILFSACCICGLIGGILNFQFVRALSKRPDSMRSIHLAAMTLACLGISSCTLSTWLTCRLASSEQQRMFLEREHSLHHSHEMTEKEILDNSSNGIPQISYNGHTTVSP; translated from the exons ATGTGCTCCAGCCGTAAGATCCTGTGGAGTTTGCTCCTTCTGTCCTTGGTGGAGGTGGGCCTGGGTGTGGCGAGTATCGTCCTGGGAGCCGTGGGCATCAGCTGGGTCCGGGGAGAGCATAAGCCGCAGCAGGGCGACGCTTCCCCGGTCTGGAGCGGACTCTGT TTTCTGGTCTGTGGGATGTGTGGAGTGCTGTGCGCTCGAAAGAGGACAGGACTTATT ATGATCCTGTTTTCAGCGTGCTGTATCTGCGGTCTGATCGGTGGTATCCTCAACTTCCAGTTTGTTCGTGCGCTGAGCAAACGACCTGACTCCATGCGCTCTATCCACCTGGCTGCCATGACTCTGGCCTGTCTGG GCATCTCCTCCTGTACATTATCCACATGGCTGACCTGTCGTCTAGCTAGCTCCGAACAGCAGAGGATGTTCCTGGAGAGGGAACACTCGCTTCACCATTCACACGAGATGACAGAGAAG GAGATCCTGGACAACTCCAGTAACGGCATCCCTCAAATTTCCTACAATGGACACACCACCGTATCGCCATGA